In Nicotiana tabacum cultivar K326 chromosome 10, ASM71507v2, whole genome shotgun sequence, the DNA window ATAGTGTGCTatccttttcttcttcattttttcgcAGCAAATCATGCGCTGAGGCTGATTGGGAGTCTTTTCATTCTTTGCTATGTACAGGGGAGGGGTCAAAGTCATTAAGCACAAAAGCGCTTCTGAAATTCATGGAACATGCTAATGGTAAGGCTCTAATGTGGCTGCTACCTGTTATGTAGTCTAGTTTATAACCTGCCTACCCGTATATCTTGTTGTTCAAGCTGtttccttttctgatttcttCTGCCAGATACAAATGACATTTTCCTTCTTGCAGCAAAGGTAAGtcctttccttttcttgtttCCTTTTCCTGTCAATCTGCAAAGTGTTTTAGAAGAATAGATCATTTCCGGTCTTTCTTATGTCTTGCATCTTTCctcttgttaatttttcatgctgCAAATCTCCTTAGGAAAATGAGGTGCATATGTGAAGGCATAGACCTCTGTGTTTGCATGTCTTACTACGTGCTGGAACCTGCTTAAGCAAGTTTTTTTGCAAACACATTCTTGTGTTATAGGTGATTTCTTTCACCATCTTGAGACACAGGAAGTTGAAAGAAAGTCGTCATGAGGGAAAAGGGAAGCAGGATATTTCGGAAAGCAGGGATTTTTCTTTACTGCTGGAGGCGTGGAAGCCAGTGTCCGTGGGATACAAGAGAAGGTACTTAAAATCTTTTTGTCACTCTTCACAAGTTGCCATAAAATGAAGCTTGACCCCTTTGATGCAAAACCTATGCGGTCTTAATGAAAGTGCGAATTATAATCCAAATATTAATATCTTATTTGTCTTACCTGAATTACATCCTGCATGATGACGGCTAGCATGACTGCAGAACTTGCAGCTATATCAATCCACTTTATGGACCACCTTTCCTAAAAGATCGACTCATAGTCTCCTGCGCAACAAAGTGTTGAAGAATACTATTCTCACCTTTGATGGTAACATTGAAGTAGGTAAATATTGCAAatttgaaatagctcaaaatttgGTCAAGTCTCTGAGGGATTAATCATATTTGGTAATGAAACCATTGGCTCTTTTAGTGGGCCTTTTCAAGAACTTCTACGGTTGCTAATATTAGTCCCTTGATAGGCTTTTTCCCTTGGTTTCCCTTCTATAAATTAGGGCAATTACAGATGTCTATACTGGCATACACTTGATgctgatacatatatataaaatttaccttttCAACAAACCAAAATTGGCCACAACATGAATCAACGTAGAAGCCCTTCCTAAATTGTTTCATAAGGATAATAACAACAATGAGCCTATAAGCTCCAAGTCAAAATTACTTGTCTTTTAAGGCTCCTGCATTTTTGTCTATGATGAATAACTTGAATTTTTTTGGTGTAACTGTGTTATAAGGGTGACacgtttattttttatttttgtcttttgaAATGGTAAAATGTATAAGGGTGACACATTTTTTATaaatacaacaacagcaacaacaacccagtaaaatcccacaagtggggtctggggagggtagagtgtatgtagaccttacccctacccgaagGGGATAGAGAGGCtctttccgatagaccctcggctcaagcaGACAAACATTTTTTATGAATATTATTATAATAAGATTCAGAGTGCCACAACTTTCTAAAACTGAAAAGTTTTGTTTAACTTTTTGAAATAGAATAATCTTTCTATGAGGAATATCGGGGTTATGTGCCAGGCTGATGCATGATTATCCTACTTGTCAAGTTGCTCATGGTGTAAAGTGACTTTTTGTGTAGGTGGTGGGATTGCATTGCTTTGCCAGACGATGTTGATGGTTCTGATGAAGCATCATTTAGAATGCAAATAAAAGAGCTGGCGTTCACGGTCATCTTCCTTTGTAAATTCTGTCAGCAACCTGCTTGCGTTTTTAACTGTCACTTCGATCTGCTAGTAATGTGCTGAAGTATCTCTAATTTGTCAGCTTCAGCCTCGTAAGAGTAGTATTGCTACCTGTCATCAATCATCAGTAAAAATTGTTATACTGCCCTTCTTGGGGTGGTAAATGGACTCTTATAGTAGACCAAAAAAGGGCCTGCTTTCTTCTATTTTGGCTGAAATAGATGTATGTGTTGCAGCTCTCCTCTTTATAAGGTCTCTTCCATCTTTGGCCTTCAGGGACCAGTTCGAGCAGGAAAAACCTTCTTCCTTAATTTTATTTAGATGTGAAGAATAGACTGGTTTTTTGTTCCGGAAGATAATGGAGCCTACTATTCCTACAGTAATTGATGTGAAAGCTGCGTGCTACAAACCTCATTCTAAATAAATGTGCAAGATACAAAGAGATCATAAGCTAAAATTGCATGGATGAATTTTCATTCTGATTATCTCATGCATCATCAGTTTTCTCCTAAGAATCAAGATTGTTCAGATGTTGCCTGGAGTAAACTGTGTATCGCCTAATCTGAGTGTCAGTTTTGACAGAGCTATTGTTCAATTGCTTTCCAAGGATGTAATAACACTATGGTCTTAATGTAGCGAGTCAATTGGAAGAAAAGGCTATGATGTATAAGTCCTGCTTAGAAGTTAAACTTTTGTGCTCTGTTACTGCGTTATATATGAACCTTAGTACCTGTATATTTTGTTTTCTAATATATCTGCATTTCATTGGTGTTGCTTCTTTGCTTTCTATACTGAAATTTGATTTATCAGTTTGTATTATCCAGTCTCTGCAGCTCCTCAAGGCAGCTATCTTTGACGAGGAATGCAAGCCATGTATCCTGATTACTTTTCAATCAGTTGACTGCTCCTCTTATCTGTAGTGTTGTTCTCGGTACTTATGTGGTTCAATATGGAATCCTTGACTCTTACCAGTACTCTCCCTTGAAATGTATGGTCATATTATTGGCATGTTTGAGCTGAATAACCTGTAAGTTCATGATCCATCAAACTACcgccttcatgttattttcaGCATGCGTGCAATAAACCTGATGATTGTTTCACTTTTCTGCAACTCTGAAgcatacaaaataatattttacctcTTCCAAAATGAATCTCCTAATTTGAGTTGCCAAGTTTATTACTATGGCAGGAGAGTTTTTGTTTTATAACGTATTCTTTGAAATTATTAGGGCCAGAATAATTAAAAGCAGCGGTGAGAAGTATACGAGCCATGTCCAGATAATATTTTGGTTTATATAGTTTGCTCCTTCTCAAAAAGTGGACATTAATTTGGAATAGCGTAAATAGACGGATGATGAGCTTGCACATATGATTTTTGACTGCTAGATGTCCTTTGGAATGCTGCGTTTTTatacttttttttaattccaTTTAAAGTTTGTTCTTTTATGAATTGTTGTGAACTTACTTGTAAAGCCTTTGCTTGTTAATAGTGATTTGGTGGTAGAGTCACCAGTGGAGGATTACTTTCTCTACATTGATGATCTTCCTCTCCCTGGAAAGGTTAGAACCAATTTTTTTATGTGCTTGTGAAGCTTAGTAGCATGCAGAAATTTGACAGCATTACTTTTACGATAAATTGGCAGGAAGAGGCTGAGCAAACTACAAAGCCTATCCTGGATGCTCTTGGTGATGactattctatttgttgtcaagGTAAACTATGATGTGTGACACAGAAAGTAGATAtagagtttttttctttttttttcttttttcttttatctggGCATAGGAACTGTCATTTTAGGTCCTTATTTGAACACAAAGCTGCCCCTGGATATCTTCCatacttttttttctctttgattAATAAAAATATCATCCATTGTTAATATCTAAAAAGGACAAAGTTGTAGTTGGGAATAAATATATGGTGCCAGGGGTGGAGTCTGGAGATAATGTACAATTACAGATAACTGTGATTACACAAGCTTAAATATCTGAGTTCTATTTAGAAAggagacatcatgttttggaactGTGTCTGGCTCTTGCATTTTGTGACAATCTCTTAGCTGATATGGTGCATTTTCTCTGAGCTGCATTGGTTGTTGAGTTGTGCATTGCTTTTGAATTCTGCAAGATACAAATATCGTTTGTATGCCCTAGGCAATCTTAGAAGTTCGTCCGGGAGAAGGGATAGACCTTTGCTGCCAGCATTTCAATTGATACAGAAGTTGACAAGGCATGATTAGTACAATGGCGCTTCCTTTCTCCTTCTGCAAtatgataaagaatatgaaaccCGATTTTCTCTATTTTATTAATTTGGAAGTGTTTATACATGTTAGTTGCTTTAtttagaataattatttattGGGAAGTATGTAACCTGCTGCAGGGAATCTTTTTTCAAAGTTATGCATGTAATTGTGTCAATTATTTTGCTCACCATGCCTACTCTTTGCTTTTCTTGTGCTGAATCATAACCACAATCAATCTTTGATTAAAGGTACTGCATTTTTCCCCTTGCAAAGCTGTATGAACCATTCGTGCAGACCTAATGCAAAAGCTTTTAAGCGAGAAGAGGTATGTTCTGATATCTGCAAATTctgactttctttttcttttctctcaatgGAATAACCACTTCAAATAGGAAGAAAGAACTAGACGTACAAAAGAAGACTTCATTACTGGCAAAAAATGAAACCTATGAAGCAGAGAAATTATTAGTGAATTTAATTTTCTGCAAGCAGGCATTGCGTTTGCAACTTGGTTGGGGCTTGTTGCCCCTGTTTCGGTGTTGTTTCCGACATTCTTGAAAGTAAAAAATTTATGGACAAATCATTTTCTGAACACATATCGAAGTTAATAGCAGAGGTCGGAAAGTTATTCTTGGATACAGTACTTTGAAAATACCTTTAATTTCTCTTCTATTTAGTCAAAATCTGGCTGGATCTTTGTAACCTATGCTTAAACAGGCTTCAAGTTCTTAACCATTTGCAGTTGATGTTGCTCAGTAATATATTCTGCAAATATCGGGAAACATATTTATAAGACGATTGTGAAAATGTTTTTATTAGGATCGGGATGGCCAAGCAACTATAATTGCTCTTCAACCAATTGCCAAAGGAGAAGAGGTAGCTTTAACTTGTTTTTATAGTTATAAATCTATTATGCTTTGGAAAATTCTTTGTAAACTCCACAATCCGCAGGACAAGGGAAGAGAATTCTAACTATCAAAAGGTGTTGATGTATGCAGATAACTATTTCATATATAGACGAAGACCTTCCTTTTGAAGAGAGACAGGCATTACTCGCAGACTATGGTTTTCGATGTCGATGCTCCAAGTGTCTAGAGGAAGCCTAATTAAAGATTAAAGGCAGCTTCTTTGAGAGAATTTCATATAGTAAAGGGCTATCTTTTACCCTTTCCCATTAAACAATTTTCCTTGATATAACTAGTTAAGCATAAAATTTGATTAACCTATTGTTTGTTTCCTGAGAAAATTGAAAGGTAGACTGGAGAAAATTTTGTCGAATGAGTTGATTGCAGGAAAGCATATTGGCTATAAAATTCCATGAAATTGTAGTAAATGTCCGGCTAAAGTTGTTTAGCGAAAAGACTTCAAAGATgtaaaaccccggatttcgtgATTCTTTCTTATGAAATACTTTATTTTCGTACAGTTTAGAGTTGGGGCATAATATTTGACCAATTATTTAAACGGAAAATACTGTAATAAATCAGAAAAAATACGTTGAGAATCCATACTGACGAGTGACGACATACAGAACTAAGATAGACATTGATAAACAGAAATCATGATTCATGGGGTATAATgaataaaaaggggaaaaaagtaTGTCCTCAACATTTTTATATAGACAGTTTTCCTTGATCGGAATAAATAATGGTCAAAAATACCTGTCTTTGTTAGTGGAA includes these proteins:
- the LOC107762594 gene encoding histone-lysine N-methyltransferase ATXR2 isoform X2, whose protein sequence is MEIICPIDKQFSDQIAAFLKPPPPHEVQKYFEELLATRQCRRLKVKPTAYHGKGVYAETDFKESDLVLKDQMLAGAQHSSNKVDCLVCSYCFCFIGSIELQIGRKLYLAQLGVSRNSESHMQKDCYNSGSSVGEDDSDVEDQQVSGECASSPSKDKIPLPKDVVESLFNGEMQLPYSEKFPLPPIVSCPGGCKEHYYCSKSCAEADWESFHSLLCTGEGSKSLSTKALLKFMEHANDTNDIFLLAAKVISFTILRHRKLKESRHEGKGKQDISESRDFSLLLEAWKPVSVGYKRRWWDCIALPDDVDGSDEASFRMQIKELAFTSLQLLKAAIFDEECKPLLSLEMYGHIIGMFELNNLDLVVESPVEDYFLYIDDLPLPGKEEAEQTTKPILDALGDDYSICCQGTAFFPLQSCMNHSCRPNAKAFKREEDRDGQATIIALQPIAKGEEITISYIDEDLPFEERQALLADYGFRCRCSKCLEEA
- the LOC107762594 gene encoding histone-lysine N-methyltransferase ATXR2 isoform X1, whose protein sequence is MEIICPIDKQFSDQIAAFLKPPPPHEVQKYFEELLATRQCRRLKVKPTAYHGKGVYAETDFKESDLVLKDQMLAGAQHSSNKVDCLVCSYCFCFIGSIELQIGRKLYLAQLGVSRNSESHMQKDCYNSGSSVGEDDSDVEDQQVSGECASSPSKDKIPLPKDVVESLFNGEMQLPYSEKFPLPPIVSCPGGCKEHYYCSKSCAEADWESFHSLLCTGEGSKSLSTKALLKFMEHANDTNDIFLLAAKVISFTILRHRKLKESRHEGKGKQDISESRDFSLLLEAWKPVSVGYKRRWWDCIALPDDVDGSDEASFRMQIKELAFTVIFLFCIIQSLQLLKAAIFDEECKPLLSLEMYGHIIGMFELNNLDLVVESPVEDYFLYIDDLPLPGKEEAEQTTKPILDALGDDYSICCQGTAFFPLQSCMNHSCRPNAKAFKREEDRDGQATIIALQPIAKGEEITISYIDEDLPFEERQALLADYGFRCRCSKCLEEA
- the LOC107762594 gene encoding histone-lysine N-methyltransferase ATXR2 isoform X3, whose translation is MLAGAQHSSNKVDCLVCSYCFCFIGSIELQIGRKLYLAQLGVSRNSESHMQKDCYNSGSSVGEDDSDVEDQQVSGECASSPSKDKIPLPKDVVESLFNGEMQLPYSEKFPLPPIVSCPGGCKEHYYCSKSCAEADWESFHSLLCTGEGSKSLSTKALLKFMEHANDTNDIFLLAAKVISFTILRHRKLKESRHEGKGKQDISESRDFSLLLEAWKPVSVGYKRRWWDCIALPDDVDGSDEASFRMQIKELAFTVIFLFCIIQSLQLLKAAIFDEECKPLLSLEMYGHIIGMFELNNLDLVVESPVEDYFLYIDDLPLPGKEEAEQTTKPILDALGDDYSICCQGTAFFPLQSCMNHSCRPNAKAFKREEDRDGQATIIALQPIAKGEEITISYIDEDLPFEERQALLADYGFRCRCSKCLEEA